A stretch of the Medicago truncatula cultivar Jemalong A17 chromosome 5, MtrunA17r5.0-ANR, whole genome shotgun sequence genome encodes the following:
- the LOC11427256 gene encoding F-box protein CPR1, with protein MPPLPIDLVAEILCRLPIKLLLQLRCLSKSFNSLITDPKFAKKHLRLSTTLHHLILESRDNLGELHLIDSPISSFSNFRVTLTKLSHPFILNTFSWRMCTCDGILCFTPSTSKDNFVVLWNPSIRKFKRVPPLGYQCRLFSNHYSFGYDPFIDNYKIIVVYFSRESEKNEISVHTLGTEYWRRIQDFPFSGHIGGPGIFVKDTVNWLAFENVDNNGLFAIVSLDLETESYEIISILDVNSDKYWSLEVLRDCLCIYVTSDLDLDVWIMKEYGVKESWTKLYSVSFVGGQMYDIRTLYIFEHDQILVELHDWERTQHLIVYDSKIDTFNIQDIENGSLLKNPKVYIESLISPSA; from the coding sequence ATGCCACCACTACCGATCGATCTGGTTGCAGAAATTCTATGCAGACTTCCCATTAAGTTACTCTTGCAACTTCGGTGTCTTTCCAAGTCCTTCAATTCTCTAATCACCGATCCCAAATTCGCCAAGAAGCACCTTCGCTTGTCAACAACGCTCCACCACCTAATCCTAGAATCTAGGGATAACTTAGGTGAATTACATCTCATAGATTCCCCAATCTcctctttttcaaattttagggttaccCTTACAAAACTCAGTCACCCATTTATTCTCAACACCTTTAGTTGGCGTATGTGCACATGCGATGGCATCCTGTGTTTCACCCCCTCCACCTCtaaggataattttgttgttttgtggaACCCTTCCATTAGAAAATTCAAGAGAGTGCCTCCTTTGGGATATCAATGTCGATTATTTTCTAATCACTATAGCTTTGGGTATGATCCTTTCATTGATAATTATAAGATCATAGTTGTTTACTTCTCCCGTGAAAgcgaaaaaaatgaaattagtgTTCATACTTTGGGTACTGAATATTGGAGAAGGATACAAGACTTTCCATTTTCCGGACACATTGGCGGACCAGGAATATTTGTGAAGGACACTGTTAATTGGTTGGCATTTGAGAATGTTGATAATAATGGTTTGTTTGCAATTGTTTCTCTTGATTTGGAGACGGAATCATATGAAATAATTTCGATTCTTGATGTGAATAGTGACAAGTATTGGAGTTTGGAGGTTTTGAGGGATTGCTTGTGCATCTATGTAACTagtgatctggatttggatgttTGGATTATGAAGGAATATGGAGTTAAAGAGTCTTGGACTAAATTATACAGCGTTTCTTTTGTGGGAGGTCAAATGTACGATATCAggactttatatatttttgagcATGACCAAATATTAGTAGAACTCCATGATTGGGAAAGGACACAACATCTAATTGTTTACGATTCCAAAATTGATACTTTCAATATTCAAGATATTGAAAATGGGAGTTTGTTGAAGAACCCAAAAGTCTACATTGAGAGTTTAATATCACCTTCAGCATGA
- the LOC11436870 gene encoding F-box protein CPR1 → MPPLPIDLVAEILCRLPIKLLLQLRCLSKSFNSLITDPKFAKKHLRLSTTLHHLILESRDNLGELHLIDSPISSFSNFRVTLTKLSHPFILNTFSWRMCTCDGILCFTPSTSKDNFVVLWNPSIRKFKRVPPLGYQCRLFSNHYSFGYDPFIDNYKIIVVYFSRESEKNEISVHTLGTEYWRRIQDFPFSGHIGGPGIFVKDTVNWLAFENVDNNGLFAIVSLDLETESYEIISIPDVNSDKYWSLEVLRDCLCIYVTSDLDLDVWIMKEYGIKESWTKLYSVSFVGGQMYDIRTLYIFEHDQILVELHDWERTQHLIVYDSKIDTFNIQDIENGSLLKNPKVYIESLISP, encoded by the coding sequence ATGCCACCACTACCGATCGATCTGGTTGCAGAAATTCTATGCAGACTTCCCATTAAGTTACTCTTGCAACTTCGGTGTCTTTCCAAGTCCTTCAATTCTCTAATCACCGATCCCAAATTCGCCAAGAAGCACCTTCGCTTGTCAACAACGCTCCACCACCTAATCCTAGAATCTAGGGATAACTTAGGTGAATTACATCTCATAGATTCCCCAATCTcctctttttcaaattttagggttaccCTTACAAAACTCAGTCACCCATTTATTCTCAACACCTTTAGTTGGCGTATGTGCACATGCGATGGCATCCTGTGTTTCACCCCCTCCACCTCtaaggataattttgttgttttgtggaACCCTTCCATTAGAAAATTCAAGAGAGTGCCTCCTTTGGGATATCAATGTCGATTATTTTCTAATCACTATAGCTTTGGGTATGATCCTTTCATTGATAATTATAAGATCATAGTTGTTTACTTCTCCCGTGAAAgcgaaaaaaatgaaattagtgTTCATACTTTGGGTACTGAATATTGGAGAAGGATACAAGACTTTCCATTTTCCGGACACATTGGCGGACCAGGAATATTTGTGAAGGACACTGTTAATTGGTTGGCATTTGAGAATGTTGATAATAATGGTTTGTTTGCAATTGTTTCTCTTGATTTGGAGACGGAATCATATGAAATAATTTCGATTCCTGATGTGAATAGTGACAAGTATTGGAGTTTGGAGGTTTTGAGGGATTGCTTGTGCATCTATGTAACTagtgatctggatttggatgtcTGGATTATGAAGGAATATGGAATTAAAGAGTCTTGGACTAAATTATACAGCGTTTCTTTTGTGGGAGGTCAAATGTACGATATCAggactttatatatttttgagcATGACCAAATATTAGTAGAACTCCATGATTGGGAAAGGACACAACATCTAATTGTTTACGATTCCAAAATTGATACTTTCAATATTCAAGATATTGAAAATGGGAGTTTGTTGAAGAACCCAAAAGTCTACATTGAGAGTTTAATATCACCTTAA
- the LOC11435841 gene encoding receptor-like protein 7 — translation MRAHIIFWLFFMLFSSINSSTNNFLLNGNCRGHQRAVLLQLKNNLIFNPEKSSKLVHWNQSEYDCCKWHGVTCKDGHVTALDLSQESISGGLNDSSAIFSLQGLNLAFNKFNFVIPQALHKLQNLRYLNLSDAGFEEQVPKEIAHLTRLVTLDLSSLITSRQNLKLENPNIEMLVKNLTDITELYLDGVAISSSGDEWGRALSLLEGVRVLSMSSCNLSGPIDSSLAKLQSLSVLRLNNNKLSSKVPDSFANFSNLTILEISSCGLNGFFPKEIFQIHTLKVLDISDNQNLSGSLPDFSPLASLKYLNLADTNFSGPLPNTISNLKHLSTIDLSHCQFNGTLPSSMSELTQLGLINLVSINLGFNSFNGSVPSSVLKLPCLRELKLPYNKLCGILGEFHNASSPLLEMIDLSNNYLEGPIPLSIFNLQTLRFIQLSSNKFNGTVKLDVIRRLSNLTVLGLSYNNILVDVNFKYDHNMSSFPKMRILDLESCKLLQIPSFLKNQSTILSIHMADNNIEGPIPKWIWQLESLVSLNLSHNYFTGLEESFSNFSSNLNTVDLSYNNLQGPIPLVPKYAAYLDYSSNNFSSIIRPDIGNHLPYMTFMFLSNNKFQGQIHDSFCNASSLRLLDLSHNNFVGTIPKCFEALSSSLRVLNFGGNKLRGQIPSSMFPNLCALRFVDLNDNLLGGPIPTSLINCKELQVLNLEKNALTGRFPCFLSKIPTLRIMVLRSNKLHGSIRCPNSTGYWKMLHIVDLACNNFSGMISSALLNSWQAMMRDEDVLGPEFGSLFFEVYDNYHQMGFKDVVRMMEKFCAKQVTQLLLNMSHSDLYQVFSDRTAEHVDLGRYQESIIIVNKGHQMKLVKVQTAFTYVDMSSNYLEGQIPDELMQFKALMALNLSHNALTGHIPSSVENLKHLESMDLSNNSLNGEIPQGLSSLSFLAYMNLSFNHLVGRIPLGTQIQSFDVDSFKGNEGLCGPPLTTNCDDGGVQGLPPPASELSPCHNNSSIDWNFLSVELGFIFGLGIFILPLVCLMKWRLWYSNRADEMLHRFIPQLDFVYEQHEGKRCRSLRWRY, via the exons ATGAGAGCACATATAATTTTTTGGCTTTTCTTTATGCTATTCAGCTCCATAAATTCCAGCACTAATAATTTTTTGCTGAATGGCAACTGTCGAGGCCATCAACGTGCCGTGTTGCTCCAATTGAAGAACAACTTGATATTCAACCCTGAAAAATCTTCAAAGCTAGTTCATTGGAACCAAAGTGAATATGATTGTTGCAAATGGCATGGTGTAACATGCAAAGATGGACATGTTACAGCCCTTGATCTTAGTCAAGAGTCTATTTCCGGAGGACTTAACGATTCAAGTGCCATTTTCAGCCTGCAGGGTCTGAATTTGGCTTTTAATAAGTTTAATTTTGTGATTCCTCAAGCGCTGCATAAACTGCAGAATTTGAGGTATCTCAACTTGTCTGATGCTGGCTTTGAGGAGCAGGTCCCAAAAGAAATTGCTCACCTTACAAGGTTGGTTACTCTTGATTTGTCTTCTTTAATTACTTCACGTCAAAACCTAAAACTTGAGAATCCAAATATAGAAATGCTTGTGAAAAACCTTACAGATATCACAGAATTGTATCTAGACGGTGTAGCAATATCTTCCAGCGGAGATGAGTGGGGTCGTGCTTTATCTTTATTGGAGGGTGTTCGTGTTTTGAGCATGTCGTCGTGCAATCTCTCAGGACCTATTGATTCTTCACTAGCTAAGCTTCAGTCACTCTCTGTTCTAagattaaacaacaacaaattgtCAAGCAAAGTGCCTGATTCCTTTGCAAATTTCTCCAATTTAACAATCCTAGAAATCAGTAGTTGTGGCTTGAATGGTTTTTTCCCAAAGGAAATCTTCCAAATCCACACATTAAAGGTCCTTGACATATCAGACAATCAAAATCTTAGTGGTTCTTTGCCAGACTTCTCACCACTTGCATCTCTTAAGTACCTAAATCTTGCCGATACAAATTTCTCAGGACCACTTCCAAATACTATCTCCAATCTGAAGCACCTGTCGACTATTGATCTATCTCACTGCCAATTCAATGGAACACTTCCCAGTTCAATGTCTGAGCTCACCCAACTT GGCCTCATAAATCTTGTTAGCATCAATTTAGGGTTCAATTCTTTCAACGGGAGTGTGCCATCATCTGTTCTTAAGCTCCCATGTTTGAGAGAACTGAAGCTTCCCTATAATAAGCTTTGTGGTATCTTGGGTGAATTTCACAATGCTTCTTCACCTCTATTGGAGATGATAGATTTGTCCAATAATTATTTAGAAGGCCCTATTCCATTATCTATCTTTAACCTTCAAACACTTCGTTTCATTCAACTTTCTTCCAACAAGTTTAATGGTACAGTAAAGTTGGATGTCATTAGAAGGTTAAGTAATTTAACTGTATTAGGGCTATCATATAACAATATTTTGGTTGATGTCAACTTCAAATATGATCATAACATGTCATCCTTTCCAAAGATGAGAATTCTAGATTTGGAATCTTGTAAGCTGTTACAAATTCCTAGTTTCTTGAAAAACCAATCCACAATATTATCTATTCACATGGCTGACAACAACATTGAAGGACCAATACCTAAGTGGATTTGGCAACTTGAATCTCTTGTTAGCTTGAATCTTTCCCATAATTATTTTACAGGTTTGGAAGAAAGTTTTTCGAACTTcagttctaaccttaacactgtTGATCTAAGTTATAACAACCTCCAAGGGCCAATTCCTTTAGTTCCAAAGTACGCCGCTTATTTGGACTATTCAAGCAACAACTTCAGCTCTATCATTCGACCAGACATTGGGAACCACCTCCCTTACATGACTTTTATGTTTCTTTCAAACAACAAATTTCAAGGACAAATCCATGATTCTTTTTGTAATGCATCTAGTCTAAGGTTGCTAGATCTTTCCCACAATAACTTTGTCGGGACAATTCCCAAGTGTTTTGAAGCACTGAGTAGCAGTCTAAGAGTGTTGAATTTCGGTGGAAACAAGCTTCGAGGTCAAATTCCTAGTAGTATGTTTCCAAATTTATGCGCACTAAGGTTTGTTGATCTAAATGACAATCTTTTAGGAGGTCCTATACCAACATCCTTGATCAATTGTAAGGAACTACAAGTCTTAAACCTTGAAAAGAATGCATTAACAGGCAGATTTCCATGTTTTCTAAGTAAAATTCCAACATTGAGAATCATGGTTTTAAGGTCAAATAAGCTGCATGGGTCTATCAGATGCCCAAATAGCACTGGTTATTGGAAGATGCTTCATATCGTTGATCTAGCATGCAATAACTTCAGTGGCATGATATCATCTGCACTCTTAAATAGTTGGCAAGCAATGATGCGTGACGAAGACGTGCTTGGACCAGAATTCGGCAGTTTGTTTTTTGAAGTTTATGATAACTATCACCAAATGGGTTTTAAGGATGTAGTACggatgatggaaaaattttgTGCTAAGCAAGTGACCCAACTTCTTTTAAATATGTCCCATTCTGATCTGTATCAAGTATTCTCTGACAGGACCGCAGAACATGTGGATCTTGGTCGTTATCAGGAGTCAATTATTATTGTCAACAAAGGTCATCAGATGAAGCTTGTCAAAGTTCAAACGGCTTTCACTTATGTGGATATGTCAAGCAATTACTTAGAGGGACAAATACCTGATGAGTTAATGCAATTCAAGGCATTGATGGCTCTAAACTTGTCACATAATGCATTAACGGGACATATACCATCATCAGTGGAGAATTTAAAGCATCTTGAGTCTATGGACTTGTCAAACAACTCCTTGAATGGAGAGATTCCTCAAGGGCTTTCAAGTCTATCTTTCCTAGCATATATGAACCTCTCGTTCAATCACCTCGTGGGGCGAATTCCTTTGGGTACTCAAATTCAATCATTTGATGTAGACTCCTTCAAAGGGAATGAAGGGTTATGTGGACCTCCACTGACCACCAATTGCGATGATGGTGGAGTGCAAGGGCTGCCACCACCAGCATCCGAGTTATCTCCTTGTCATAATAACAGTTCAATTGATTGGAATTTCTTAAGTGTGGAGTTGGGATTTATTTTTGGCCTTGGAATTTTCATCCTCCCCCTTGTTTGCTTGATGAAATGGAGGTTGTGGTATTCCAATCGTGCAGATGAAATGCTTCACAGGTTCATCCCCCAGCTAGATTTTGTGTATGAACAGCATGAAGGGAAGAGGTGTAGATCTCTAAGGTGGAGGTACTAG